CATATCAATGAGGGAAAAGGTGAATACGAAGGAGTTTATCATCAACAACGCGGGAGAAGGGGAAACACTATGAACATCAACAAGACTATCAACGGATCCGATATGACCGTCGCCCTTGAGGGCCGCCTGGACACGACCACCGCGCCGGAGCTCGAAGAATCCCTGAAAGATTCTCTTCCCGGCGTGAAAGAACTGACGTTCGATCTGCAGAAGCTGGAGTACGTATCCTCCGCCGGACTGCGCGTCCTTCTCTCGACTCAGAAGATCATGAACGGGCAGGGCGCCATGAAGGTCGTCAACGTCTGCGATATGGTGATGGAAGTTTTCGATGTCACCGGCTTCAGCGACATACTGACGATCGAGTAACGCGCGTCCGCGCCGCCCGCGCGCTGCGCCGGTGAAGGCGCGCAAGCCGTGCCGCTTTTGACCGCTTTATGCGCACACGCACGCCGCAGGTGTGCGTGTGCCGCTGTCTTTTCACCGATTCGGTCCGCGCCGGAGTTTATGCTTTTGCCGCGTCGAGCAAAAGAATCAGTCTTGAAGGAGTGTTTTATAAATGGAAGATAACAGAGCCGGTTCCCCTTACGCGGGCAAGGCGTTCTCGATACTCGGCGACTCGATAAGCACGCTCGAGGGATACAATCCCGAAGGGTACAACCTCTACTACTACGGCGCTAATTCGTGGATCGCGCGGGTGCTGAAGCCGCTCGATACGTGGTGGGGAAAGCTGATAGACCGCCTGGGCGGCAAGCTGCTGGTGAACGATTCGTGGTCCGGCAGCAGAGTCACGCGCATCCCCTATTTCAACGAACAGTTCCCGTCCGGCTGCTGCGACGAACGCACCGGCGGCCTGCACGTCGGCGACGCGCTTCCGGACGTGATAATCGTCTACCTCGGCACGAACGACTGGGGCTTCGGCGCGCGTCCGGATATGACGAGCGAGGAGTATTACGAGGGCGACGAAGACGTTGCCGACGGCATCACCGACACCGTCTTTTCCGCCGCCTACGCCGCGATGCTCGGCAAGCTCCGCAGGAACTATCCCGAAGCGGAAATATGGTGCTGCACGCTCGGAACGACCTTCATTCCCGGCAGGCCGGACTTCGTGTTCCCGCCGGTCTGCGAAGGCGTGCATATCGAGAAGTTCAACGACTTAATCAGGCGGGCGGTCGACGACGAGGGCGGCAAGGTCCGCCTTATCGACTTTTACGCCTTCCATACGCCCTACGCCTCCGTAGACGGAACCCACCCCGACGCCGACGGTATGGAGGCCCTGGCGGATATGGCGATCCGTTCGATGCTCGGGGAATAACGCGCGTTTTGCGCCCTTTGCGCCGAACGTATTGACAGTATCGGTTTTTTGAGATAAAATTAAAGCGTATTACGGCGCGCATACCGCGCGAAAACGCAATGAAAGAAGAATAATAAATGTATTATTCGAGTTTCGCCGCGCTCGCGATAATCATCACGCTGATAATCAACCACAACGTGATGAGGGCGAGCAAAAAGGCGAATGATGCAGCTTCAAAGATCATATACAAGCGCTTTTTGATGAGCGTTCTCGTTTACTATATCTCGGATCTTCTCTGGGGGCTGCTGTACGGATGGAATCTTACCGCGCTCACCTATGCGGATACGATAATCTACTTTGTCGCCATGGTCGTGTCGCTGCTGCTGTGGACGCGTTACGTCGTTGAATATCTCGGCAACAACAATCTTTTCAGCAGGGTGCTGAAATACGTCGGCTGGGCGATACTGCTTTACGCGATTGTAACGCTGGCGCTGAACTTCCTGTATCCGATAGTTTTCTGCTTCGACGAAAGCGGCGTTTATCATCCCGGCAGCGCGAGGTACGTCACGCTCGGGATCCAGATCGCGCTGTTCCTCACCACGTCTGCCTACTCGCTCGCCGTGGCGGCTAAATCGAAGGGCAAGGCGCGTCGGCATCACCGCACGATCGGCTTTTCCGGCATCGTTATGGTGGTGTTCGTGATATTGCAGACGCTTTTTCCGCTGTTCCCGTTCTACGCCGTCGGATGCCTGATAACCACCTGCCTCATCCACGCGTTCATAATCGAGGACGAAAGAAGGGCGTATACCCGCGAGCTCGGCAGCGCGAAGCATAAGGCGTACACCGATTCGCTCACGGGCGTCAAAAACCCGCACGCCTACGCCGAAGAAAAGGCGGAAATCGACAGACGTATCGACGCCGGCGAACTGAACGAGTTCGCGGTGGTCATCTTCGACCTCAACGGCCTGAAGACGGTGAACGACACCGAAGGACACGACGCGGGAGACAGATACATAGAGAGCGCCTGCCGCCTTATCTGCGATCAGTTCAAGCGCAGTCCGGTCTACCGTATCGGCGGCGACGAATTCGTGGCGTTCCTCACGGGCGAGGATTACCGCCACCGCGAGGAGCTGCTCGCGGACTTCGATAAAAAGGTCGAGGCGAATCAGGAGCAGGGCCTTGTGGTCGTTTCGAGCGGTATGAGCGATTATATTCCCGGCAGCGATAACGACTACAACACGATCTTCGAGCGCGCCGACCGCATTATGTACGAGCGCAAGCGCAAGTTGAAGGAAAGGGCTCTTACGCTCGCATAAAAGCGTATAAAGCGATACGCACACCCCCGCGGTGTGCGTATTTTTTATGTCCCGCCGTTGCATTCGCGGGCGGGATATGGTATAATCAAAGCGTAAAACAAGGGCGGTCGGGACCGCCGGACAGGGTGAAAGAATGGAATTCGCATCGATAAACGGAATACCGCGTCCGAAAAGGCTCAGTGACGCGACGCGCCGCTTTGCCGCCGGATCGCTCGGCTGCAAATACGGGCTCGACGCGAAGAAGACGCCCTTTGTCACGCTCGACGATATCGAAGGCTTCGACGCTCTTTCGCCCTGCGGAAAGTACGACGCCGCCGTCAGAAGGATCGCGGAAAGCGCGCCGATACGCATATGCGAAGGCGAACTCGTCAGCGGCGCGGCGACGCTCGGCGCGGCGATAGGCCACGTCGTGCCTGCGTACTTCGGCGGCGAGCCGGTCTGTCAGAGCATAAGCCATCTCACGGTGGATTTCTTCTCGGTCGTCCGCGAGGGGCTCGACGCCGTCAGGGCGAAGGCGGAGAAGGCGTCGGAAGAATACCGCGGCAC
This region of Clostridia bacterium genomic DNA includes:
- a CDS encoding STAS domain-containing protein; translation: MNINKTINGSDMTVALEGRLDTTTAPELEESLKDSLPGVKELTFDLQKLEYVSSAGLRVLLSTQKIMNGQGAMKVVNVCDMVMEVFDVTGFSDILTIE
- a CDS encoding diguanylate cyclase, translating into MYYSSFAALAIIITLIINHNVMRASKKANDAASKIIYKRFLMSVLVYYISDLLWGLLYGWNLTALTYADTIIYFVAMVVSLLLWTRYVVEYLGNNNLFSRVLKYVGWAILLYAIVTLALNFLYPIVFCFDESGVYHPGSARYVTLGIQIALFLTTSAYSLAVAAKSKGKARRHHRTIGFSGIVMVVFVILQTLFPLFPFYAVGCLITTCLIHAFIIEDERRAYTRELGSAKHKAYTDSLTGVKNPHAYAEEKAEIDRRIDAGELNEFAVVIFDLNGLKTVNDTEGHDAGDRYIESACRLICDQFKRSPVYRIGGDEFVAFLTGEDYRHREELLADFDKKVEANQEQGLVVVSSGMSDYIPGSDNDYNTIFERADRIMYERKRKLKERALTLA
- a CDS encoding SGNH/GDSL hydrolase family protein, which encodes MEDNRAGSPYAGKAFSILGDSISTLEGYNPEGYNLYYYGANSWIARVLKPLDTWWGKLIDRLGGKLLVNDSWSGSRVTRIPYFNEQFPSGCCDERTGGLHVGDALPDVIIVYLGTNDWGFGARPDMTSEEYYEGDEDVADGITDTVFSAAYAAMLGKLRRNYPEAEIWCCTLGTTFIPGRPDFVFPPVCEGVHIEKFNDLIRRAVDDEGGKVRLIDFYAFHTPYASVDGTHPDADGMEALADMAIRSMLGE